Proteins from one Gossypium raimondii isolate GPD5lz chromosome 8, ASM2569854v1, whole genome shotgun sequence genomic window:
- the LOC105790105 gene encoding enoyl-[acyl-carrier-protein] reductase [NADH], chloroplastic produces MAATAASGLQLASARPCIASSHRVFKAGAASLDVNSKAVPWNKLASACHLSQSLEPFRRSFASSSVYFNKVVTRAMSESSENKPVSGLPIDLKGKRAFIAGVADDNGYGWAIAKSLAAAGAEILVGTWVPALNIFETSLRRGKFDESRLLPNGSLMEITKVYPLDAVFDNPDDVPEDIKTNKRYAGSANWTVKEVAESVKQDFGSIDILVHSLANGPEVSKPLLETSRNGYLAALSASSYSYVSLLKHFIPLMNPGGSSISLTYIASERIIPGYGGGMSSAKAALESDTRVLAFEAGRKHKIRVNTISAGPLRSRAAKAIGFIDTIIEYSIANAPLQKELSADEVGNAAAFLASPLASAITGAVIYVDNGLNAMGVGVDSPIFKDLNIPGEKH; encoded by the exons ATGGCAGCAACAGCAGCTTCTGGCCTTCAACTAGCTTCAGCAAGACCCTGCATTGCATCTTCTCACAGGGTATTTAAGGCTGGTGCTGCCAGTCTAGATGTCAATTCCAAAGCTGTGCCATGGAATAAGCTAGCTAGTGCTTGCCATTTATCACAATCTTTGGAGCCTTTCCGGCGCAGTTTTGCATCGTCTTCGGTATATTTTAACAAAGTTGTGACAAGGGCAATGTCTGAATCTAGTGAAAATAAGCCGGTTTCTGGGTTGCCAATTGACTTGAAAG GTAAGAGGGCATTTATTGCTGGTGTAGCTGATGACAATGGATATGGCTGGGCAATAGCGAAATCTCTTGCTGCTGCAGGTGCTGAAATTCTAGTTGGGACATGGGTGCCT GCTTTGAACATATTTGAAACCAGCTTGCGACGTGGAAAGTTCGATGAATCTCGATT ATTGCCCAATGGCTCTTTAATGGAGATTACCAAAGTATATCCCCTAGATGCAGTCTTTGACAACCCTGATGATGTCCCTGAAGAT ATAAAAACAAATAAGCGATATGCAGGATCTGCAAATTGGACTGTTAAG GAAGTTGCTGAATCCGTTAAACAGGATTTTGGCAGCATTGACATTCTGGTGCATTCGCTAGCCAATGGGCCAGAG GTCAGCAAACCTCTGCTGGAGACATCCCGGAACGGGTATCTTGCAGCTTTATCTGCTTCAAGTTACTCCTATGTTTCTTTACTCAAGCATTTTATCCCATTAATGAATCCAG GAGGCTCTTCTATTTCTCTTACATACATTGCTTCTGAGCGAATAATTCCGGG ATATGGTGGAGGTATGAGTTCTGCTAAAGCTGCTCTAGAAAGTGATACAAGA GTACTTGCTTTCGAAGCAGGAAGAAAGCACAAAATTAGGGTGAACACAATATCTGCCG GTCCATTAAGAAGTCGTGCTGCAAAAGCAATTGGATTTATTGATACAATTATTGAATATTCAATCGCCAACGCACCTCTTCAAAAAGAACTATCAGCAG ATGAGGTGGGGAACGCTGCTGCCTTCTTGGCATCACCTTTGGCTTCGGCTATCACTGGTGCCGTCATATACGTCGATAACGGTCTCAACGCAATGGGTGTTGGAGTTGACAGTCCCATATTTAAAGACCTCAACATTCCTGGCGAAAAGCATTAG